Proteins encoded in a region of the Bacteroidota bacterium genome:
- the lepA gene encoding translation elongation factor 4 — MKRIRNFCIIAHIDHGKSTLADRMLEYTSTVTDREKQDQLLDNMDLERERGITIKSHAIQMEYMYKGEEYVLNLIDTPGHVDFSYEVSRSIAACEGALLIVDAAQSIQAQTISNLYLALDNDLEIIPVLNKVDLPSANPEEVTDDIVNLIDCEPEDVIRASAKTGLGIQDILDAIIERVPAPEGDPDAPLQALVFDSVFNQFRGIEAYFRVINGSIKKGQKVKFLATDKEYFADEIGTLKLEQVPRKTIGTGDVGYIISGIKEALDVKVGDTITDALNPTEEAIEGFEDVKPMVFAGIYPVVNDDFEELRNSLEKLQLNDASLTYEAESSAALGFGFRCGFLGMLHLEIIQERLEREFDMTVITTVPNVGYTAYLNKEPDTPIKVNNPSDLPDSTVMNRVEEPYITASIITKADYVGAVIGLCIEKRGEMRNQVYLTPDRVELTFHLPLAEIVFDFYDRLKTISRGYASFDYSPIGKKESHLVKVDILINGDNVDALSALIHKDNAYNIGKKMCEKLRKLIPRQQFDIAIQAAIGAKIISRETVKALRKDVTAKCYGGDISRKRKLLEKQKKGKKKMRQIGNVEVPQSAFMAVLKLNE, encoded by the coding sequence ATGAAGAGAATTAGGAATTTTTGCATAATTGCACATATCGACCATGGTAAAAGTACTTTGGCCGACAGAATGTTAGAATATACAAGTACTGTTACGGATCGTGAAAAGCAGGATCAATTGCTCGATAATATGGATCTCGAAAGGGAGAGGGGTATTACGATAAAGAGTCATGCTATTCAAATGGAGTACATGTATAAAGGAGAAGAATACGTTCTAAACCTAATTGATACTCCCGGGCATGTGGATTTTTCGTACGAAGTTTCGCGTTCTATAGCGGCTTGCGAGGGAGCTCTTCTTATTGTTGATGCCGCACAGAGTATTCAGGCACAGACAATTTCGAATTTGTATTTGGCTTTAGATAATGATCTTGAAATCATTCCGGTTCTTAATAAAGTAGATCTTCCCAGTGCTAATCCTGAAGAAGTTACAGATGATATCGTCAATCTAATTGACTGTGAACCCGAGGATGTTATACGCGCCAGTGCTAAAACAGGACTGGGTATTCAGGATATTCTTGATGCGATAATAGAAAGAGTGCCGGCTCCCGAAGGAGATCCGGATGCACCATTACAGGCTTTGGTTTTCGATTCTGTATTTAATCAGTTTAGAGGTATTGAAGCTTATTTCCGTGTTATTAACGGTTCGATAAAGAAAGGTCAGAAAGTGAAATTTCTGGCAACAGATAAAGAATATTTTGCCGATGAAATCGGTACTCTTAAACTTGAACAGGTTCCGAGAAAAACTATCGGTACAGGCGATGTTGGATATATTATCTCCGGTATAAAGGAAGCTCTCGATGTAAAGGTTGGTGATACCATTACCGATGCACTGAATCCTACAGAAGAAGCTATTGAAGGTTTTGAGGATGTGAAACCAATGGTTTTTGCCGGGATTTATCCTGTAGTTAACGATGATTTTGAAGAATTGAGAAATTCTTTGGAAAAGCTTCAGCTAAACGATGCATCACTTACATACGAAGCAGAGTCGTCAGCGGCTTTAGGTTTTGGCTTTCGTTGTGGCTTTCTTGGAATGCTCCACCTGGAAATCATTCAGGAGCGTCTGGAACGTGAGTTTGATATGACTGTTATAACTACTGTTCCTAATGTTGGTTATACAGCCTACCTTAATAAGGAGCCTGATACACCTATAAAAGTTAATAATCCTTCAGACTTGCCTGATTCTACTGTAATGAACAGGGTTGAGGAACCTTATATTACTGCCTCAATTATTACCAAAGCAGATTATGTAGGAGCCGTTATCGGACTTTGTATCGAGAAACGCGGTGAGATGAGAAATCAGGTTTATCTCACTCCTGACAGGGTTGAGTTAACATTCCACCTGCCTCTTGCAGAGATTGTATTTGATTTTTACGACAGGTTGAAGACTATTTCCCGTGGATATGCATCATTCGATTATTCGCCAATAGGCAAGAAAGAATCTCATTTGGTTAAAGTAGATATTTTGATTAACGGGGATAATGTTGATGCCTTATCAGCCCTGATACACAAAGACAATGCTTATAATATAGGGAAGAAGATGTGTGAGAAGCTGCGCAAGCTTATTCCCCGTCAACAATTCGATATTGCTATTCAGGCAGCTATTGGTGCCAAGATTATTTCGCGTGAAACCGTAAAAGCACTTCGAAAAGATGTAACAGCAAAATGTTATGGAGGTGATATCTCGCGTAAACGTAAGCTCCTGGAAAAACAAAAGAAAGGGAAGAAAAAGATGCGTCAGATCGGTAATGTAGAAGTGCCGCAATCAGCATTTATGGCAGTTCTTAAGTTAAACGAGTAG
- a CDS encoding cold shock domain-containing protein → MIKGTVKFFNESKGFGFITEDGTSKEHFVHISGLVDEIREGDVVEFDLKEGKRGMNAVNVKVI, encoded by the coding sequence ATGATTAAAGGCACAGTAAAATTCTTCAACGAGTCTAAAGGTTTTGGATTCATTACAGAAGACGGTACAAGTAAAGAACATTTTGTACACATTTCAGGTTTAGTAGACGAAATCCGTGAAGGTGATGTTGTAGAATTTGATTTAAAAGAAGGTAAAAGAGGAATGAACGCAGTTAATGTTAAAGTAATTTAA